A DNA window from Cutaneotrichosporon cavernicola HIS019 DNA, chromosome: 2 contains the following coding sequences:
- the MCM6 gene encoding uncharacterized protein (minichromosome maintenance proteins) yields MATSPAPPSHFPSSLGPEGTPGRTPVPSSSFGGSRPIDPVNYQDVHGLGATADGRRPTRELDTVDETDETRRTQPRARFEDRSNIPLVVDKLGVRVQLQFESFLENYTTGVEFPPTPSSTGGTEPKEIGEDKPYIQQIVQMQELNWATLYVDWRHLLEREETLAEAISTQYYRFLPFIKRAVQNLVRDYCKPYVYKSAMMVNNPSNSFANPNYKDFSVAFHNMPLTAGIRQLRMESVGKLMSISGTVTRTSEVRPELVSGTFKCEECGTLVHNVDQQFKYTEPLMCTNPTCQNRKLWQLNLDMSKFADWQKVRIQENANEIPTGSMPRSLDVILRAEEVERAKAGDKCTFTGTFIVVPDVSQLGIPGVNSEMMRENQNGRVDGGVASQGVTGLKALGVRDLLYKTAFLACSVMNSDQSGTAGDIRADVDNDDQEAFLATLTPPELEQLKEMRHRPDIYQALVKSIAPTVYGHDIVKRGLLLQLMGGVHKQTSEGINLRGDINVCIVGDPSTSKSQFLKYVCSFLPRAVYTSGKASSAAGLTAAVVKDEETGEFTIEAGALMLADNGICAIDEFDKMDIADQVAIHEAMEQQTISIAKAGIQATLNARTSILAAANPIGGRYNRKQSLRANVAMSAPIMSRFDLFFVVLDECNEEVDLRLAQHIVNVHRMRDAAIKPEFSTETLQRYIRYARTFKPKISPEAAQVLVEKYRQLRQDEGGPGKSNFRVTVRQLESMIRLSEAIARATCQQIITPNIVKEAYSLLRQSIIHVEQDDLDLDDDDDVEMNGNGANGHGPTPGANGGNEAMDEDEDAAQIAALEAAESIHQAATASNGTPAPAQRRIRITYDKYMEIMNLCVLHLSDIERTTGKGVEREDLIAWYLEQREEFLEDEEEAEYEHTLISKALTRLAKDNYLLEMHGEGEGLRPSGEIEESGESLPSDQIFYMVHPQVDLSDLSSSAPMATRPTRPSA; encoded by the exons ATGGCCACCTCACCGGCACCTCCAAGTCATTTCCCTTCATCATTGGGACCAGAAGGCACACCCGGCCGCACTCCTGtcccttcctcttcctttGGCGGGTCGCGCCCCATCGATCCCGTCAACTACCAGGATGTCCACGGGTTGGGTGCCACCGCCGATGGGCGAAGGCCCACCCGCGAGTTGGACACGGTCGACGAGACAGACGAGACAAGGCGCACCCAGCCCCGCGCCCGCTTCGAAGATCGCTCCAATATCCCACTTGTGGTCGACAAGCTAGGCGTGAGGGTACAGCTACAGTTTGAGAGTTTCCTTGAGAa TTACACGACCGGCGTCGAATTCCCCCCTACTCCGTCGTCAACCGGTGGCACTGAACCAAAGGAGatcggcgaggacaagcccTATATCCAGCAGATTGTCCAGATGCAGGAGCTCAATTGGGCAACGCTCTACGTCGACTGGCGGCACCTCTtggagcgcgaggagacgctCGCGGAAGCCATCTCCACACAGTACTACCGCTTCTTGCCGTTCATCAAACGAGCTGTACAGAACCTGGTCAGGGACTATTGCAAGCCGTATGTGTACAAGTCTGCAATGATGGTCAACAACCCGAGTAACTCGTTTGCCAACCCCAACTACAAAGACTTCTCAGTCGCTTTTCACAACATGCCTCTCACGGCTGGCATCCGGCAACTGCGCATGGAGAGTGTCGGCAAGCTCATGAGTATCTCGGGCACCGTCACACGCACGTCCGAGGTGCGACCTGAGCTTGTCTCGGGGACGTTCAAGTGCGAAGAGTGTGGCACGCTTGTGCACAACGTCGACCAGCAATTCAAGTACACGGAGCCCCTGATGTGCACGAACCCAACGTGTCAGAACCGCAAGTTGTGGCAGCTCAACCTGGATATGTCCAAGTTTGCAGACTGGCAGAAGGTCCGCATTCAGGAGAACGCCAACGAGATCCCCACCGGCAGTATGCCCCGATC tctCGATGTCATCCTCCGCGCagaggaggttgagcgtgCCAAGGCAGGTGACAAGTGTACCTTTACAGGCACGTTCATTGTCGTCCCCGACGTGTCGCAGCTCGGCATCCCAGGCGTGAACAGCGAGATGATGCGCGAAAACCAGAacggccgcgtcgacggcggcgtggccAGCCAGGGCGTCACTGGGCTTAAGGCTCTAGGCGTGCGTGACCTGCTGTACAAGACGGCCTTCCTAGCTTGCAGCGTCATGAACAGCGATCAGTCTGGGACCGCTGGCGACATTCGCGCTGAtgtcgacaacgacgaccAAGAGGCGTTCTTGGCGACCCTTACGCCGCCGGAGTTGGAGCAGCTGAAAGAGATGCGTCACCGCCCGGACATTTACCAGGCCTTGGTCAAGTCGATTGCTCCCACTGTGTATGGCCACGACATTGTTAAAcgcggcctccttctccagctCATGGGGGGTGTGCACAAGCAGACGTCCGAGGGCATCAACCTGCGCGGCGACATCAACGTGTGCATCGTCGGCGACCCGTCTACCTCCAAGTCGCAGTTCCTCAAGTACGTGTGCAGCTTCCTCCCCCGCGCCGTGTACACCTCAGGCAAGGCATCGTCGGCTGCCGGTCTTACGGCCGCTGTCGtgaaggacgaggagacaGGCGAGTTCACTATTGAGGCAGGCGCCCTCATGCTCGCGGACAATGGCATCTGTGCCATCGACGAGTTTGACAAGATGGACATTGCGGACCAAGTCGCCATTCACGAGGCCATGGAGCAGCAGACTATCTCGATCGCCAAGGCAGGCATCCAGGCGACACTCAACGCGCGCACCTCGATTTTGGCTgccgccaaccccatcgGCGGAAGGTACAACCGTAAGCAGTCGCTGCGTGCCAACGTTGCCATGTCGGCGCCCATCATGTCGCGTTTCGACCTCTTCTTTGTCGTGCTCGATGAGTGCAACGAAGAGGTTGATCTTCGTCTCGCGCAGCACATTGTGAACGTCCACCGCATGCGCGACGCAGCGATCAAGCCCGAGTTCTCGACCGAGACGCTCCAGCGCTACATCCGTTACGCGCGCACATTCAAGCCCAAAATCTCTCCCGAGGCGGCACAGGTACTTGTTGAGAAGTACCGCCAGCTGCGgcaggacgagggcggccCAGGCAAGTCCAACTTCCGTGTCACTGTGCGTCAGCTCGAGTCGATGATCCGTCTGTCGGAGGCGATTGCCCGCGCCACCTGCCAGCAGATTATCACCCCGAACATTGTCAAGGAGGCGTACTCGCTTCTCCGCCAGTCGATCATCCACGTCGAGcaggacgacctcgaccttgacgatgacgatgatgTCGAGATGAACGGCAACGGCGCGAACGGCCATGGACCGACTCCCGGCGCGAACGGCGGCAACGAagcgatggacgaggacgaggatgcggcGCAGATTGCCGCGCTGGAGGCTGCCGAGTCGATCCACCAGGCCGCGACGGCCAGCAACGGCACCCCTGCTCCTGCCCAGAGGCGCATCCGGATTACTT acgaCAAGTACATGGAGATCATGAACCTCTGCGTCTTACATCTGTCTGACATCGAGAGGACAACAGGCAAGggtgtcgagcgcgaggacctCATCGCGTGGTACCTCGAGCAGAGGGAAGAGTTCTTGGAAGACGAAGAAGAGGCCGAGTACGAGCACACGCTCATCTCCAAGGCTCTCACGCGGTTGGCAAAG gacaACTACCTTCTCGAGATGCacggtgagggcgagggacTGCGGCCGTcgggcgagatcgaggaaAGTGGCGAGTCACTGCCGTCGGACCAGATCTTCTACATGGTACACCCACAGGTGGACCTGTCCGAcctgtcgtcgtcggcccCTATGGCGACGCGCCCGACGCGTCCTTCAGCCTAG
- the RPN9 gene encoding uncharacterized protein (motif in proteasome subunits, Int-6, Nip-1 and TRIP-15), which yields MDVDQPTSSAAANPLAFLEQQEAAAPPSLQPAWTEIRTAYEKKLWHNLTVALLKFVALPGSGSAQIELFDKFITSIEDKINALRLVEIARRVGREYAEPELTLKFLENVHSRLGSPYPVEATDDAPAQPAPARPVPEAFVLSLSALAYAQLLLGDLSGCKKRLDECDKLLNEQDTVEPLVYAGYYGVAADYYKVKADYGPYYKSALLYLACVDEKELSDEDRRARAHDLCIAALLGDTIYNFGELLQHPILQTLDGDYTWIKELISAFNAGAIGKFDSLSNHFGAEPILEESRAFLRQKICLMALIQAAFERPRDGKTRLMTFEQIGEATRLPVHEVEHLIMKALSLGLIRGSLDQVASTVDLAWVQPRVLEGSQLDTLGEQFGHWTDAVGQTANGVAGLEAGVGLNGVTHALAA from the exons ATGGACGTCGACCAGCCtacgtcctcggccgcggccaaCCCCCTCGCCTTCCTAGAGCAGCAGGAGGCTGCTgctcccccctccctccagCCGGCGTGGACAGAGATCCGCACGGCATACGAGAAGAA gctGTGGCATAACCTGACCGTCGCGCTGCTCAAGTTTGTCGCCCTTCCCGGATCGGGATCGGCCCAGATCGAGCTGTTCGACAAGTTCATCACCAGCATCGAGGACAAGATTAATGCTCTCCGTCTGGTTGAGATTGCGCGCCGTGTTGGGCGCGAGTACGCCGAGCCAGAGCTCACTCTCAAGTTCCTCGAGAACGTGCACTCCCGCCTTGGCTCGCCGTACCCCGTCGAGGCAACTGATGATGCACCTGCAcagcctgcgcctgctcgcCCTGTTCCCGAGGCGTTTGTGCTTTCGCTGAGCGCGCTCGCGTACGCCCAGCTcctgctcggcgacctgTCAGGTTGCAAGAAGCGTCTCGACGAGTgcgacaagctcctcaATGAACAGGACACCGTCGAGCCACTCGTTTACGCGGGATACTATGGCGTTGCGGCCGACTACTacaaggtcaaggccgactATGGACCGTACTACAAGAGCGCGCTGCTGTACCTCGCGTGCGTGGATGAGAAGGAGctgagcgacgaggaccgcCGGGCGCGCGCACACGACCTGTGCATtgccgcgctcctcggtgACACGATCTACAACTTTGGCGAACTG ttGCAACACCCGATCCTGCAGACGCTGGACGGCGACTACACGTGGATCAAGGAGCTTATTTCTGCGTTCAACGCCGGCGCGATTGGCAAGTTTGACAGCCTGTCGAACCACTTTGGTGCCGAGCCTATTCTCGAGGAGAGCCGCGCGTTCCTGCGCCAGAAGATCTGCCTTATGGCTCTAATCCAGGCTGCGTTTGAGCGTCCGCGTGACGGCAAGACGCGCCTCATGACGTTTGAGCAGATTGGCGAGGCGACGCGCCTGCCGGtccacgaggtcgagcacctGATTATGAAGGCGCTTTCTCTGGGCCTCATCCGCGGCTCGCTGGACCAGGTCGCCAGCACGGTCGACCTCGCATGGGTCCAGCCTCGCGTGCTCGAGGGCAGCCagctcgacacgctcggcgagcagtTTGGGCACTGGACCGACGCGGTGGGCCAGACGGCCAACGGCGTTGCGGggctcgaggcgggcgtGGGACTCAATGGCGTTACGCATGCGCTCGCGGCATAG
- a CDS encoding uncharacterized protein (RNA recognition motif): MAERDSPRIEETDVDEELQRMQAELAKFEDEKSQLEKGEKEDKDDEEMEDESPAAVDARSVYIGNVDYGATPEEIQAHFQACGTINRVTILCDKFTGHPKGFAYVEFADPTIVQNALVLNESSFRGRIISVKEKRTNVPGMGARGRGRGRARGRGFRGRGRGGRGRGQW; encoded by the exons ATGGCAGAACGCGACTCACCGCGCATCGAGGAgaccgacgtcgacgaggagctgcagCGTATGCAGGCCGAGTTGGCCAAGTTTGAGGATGAGAAGAGTCAG ctcgagaagggagagaaggaggacaaggacgacgaggagatggaggacgagtctcccgccgccgtcgacgcgcgtAGCGTGTATATCGGAAACGTTGATTATGGCGCGACCCCAGAGGAAATCCAGGCGCATTTCCAGGCGTGTGGGACTATTAATCGGGTTACGATCCTGTGCGATAAGTTTACGGGCCATCCCAAGGG cttCGCCTACGTCGAGTTCGCCGACCCCACGATCGTGCAGAACGCGCTCGTGCTCAACGAGTCGTCGTTCCGCGGCCGCATCATCAgcgtcaaggagaagcgcaCCAACGTCCCGGGCATGGGTGCTCGTGGGCGGGGTCGTGGTCGGGCACGGGGCCGCGGGTTCCGTGGCCGCGGAAG gggaggtcgtggtcgtgggCAGTGGTAG
- the ATP7 gene encoding uncharacterized protein (Mitochondrial membrane ATP synthase (F(1)F(0) ATP synthase or Complex V) produces ATP from ADP in the presence of a proton gradient across the membrane which is generated by electron transport complexes of the respiratory chain. F-type ATPases consist of two structural domains, F(1) - containing the extramembraneous catalytic core, and F(0) - containing the membrane proton channel, linked together by a central stalk and a peripheral stalk. During catalysis, ATP synthesis in the catalytic domain of F(1) is coupled via a rotary mechanism of the central stalk subunits to proton translocation. Part of the complex F(0) domain and the peripheric stalk, which acts as a stator to hold the catalytic alpha(3)beta(3) subcomplex and subunit a ATP6 static relative to the rotary elements): MLYSFHQPSNSPPHHSSKIMSAAARSASANVDWAKIYNSLGLNKETLAQLQAFRARNTAASNKQAALKASIPELDLAHYKSVLKDQRAVDQASKILADFKPADYDVKKFDEIVGAFEKKAIDAAKATVAKVSSEEESLRATLSNIKDARPFEDLTTLEVGHAAPEVTKAVETAIKKGRWTVPGYREIYGEQSLM, encoded by the exons ATGCTCTATTCGTTCCATCAGCCA TCGAACtcaccaccccaccacTCTTCTAAA ATCAtgtccgccgccgcccgcagTGCCTCGGCCAACGTCGACTGGGCCAAGATCTACAACTCGCTTGGCCTCAACAAGG AGAccctcgcgcagctccaGGCCTTCCGTGCGCGCAACACCGCGGCATCGAACAAGCAGGCGGCCCTCAAGGCCTCGAtccccgagctcgacctggCCCACTACAAGAGCGTGCTCAAGGACCAGCGTGCCGTCGACCAGGCATCCAAGATCCTCGCCGACTTCAAGCCGGCCGACTACGACGTCAAGAAGTTTGACGAAATTGTTGGCGCGTttgagaagaaggccatcgacgccgccaaggctACCGTTGCCAAGGTCTcgtccgaggaggagagcctGCGTGCTACCCTCAGCAACATCAAGGACGCGCGTCCGTTCGAGGacctcaccaccctcgaggtcggccacGCCGCCCCTGAGGTCaccaaggccgtcgagaCCGCTATCAAGAAGGGCCGCTGGACCGTGCCGGGATACCGCGAGATCTACG gcgaGCAGTCGTTGATGTAA
- a CDS encoding uncharacterized protein (HBS1 N-terminus) yields MSRHRFVRNMDLGAELADDHPDDYDDEGGYSGEGGYTSDEPDDGMDPEERAQMESTFPLVKEKLKDIKPPITEAAIKDSLWHYWFDVDKAASWLRKDWEKKGDPPAFLIPSPDQQPRPRPSARRAQEIVAPKLEPVTALLTPLQRLKLQREKRNAASGTSSPSTASALPSVKPSTTVSPAPTPPLDEARPKSKLALLAQKRRENASKESTTPSSTSPAASSTDPTPPPADAPAKPISKLAQKMAAARAARAVAPKATAEASVGETSAIDFPSTAVAAEPADEEWEFLPKAKIAQARATPSVFFSLLTTRKQAAVIPDPPSLANMHIAVRGDRAAAEKRVREAFGPGVESPDDIVLRARAGRAGAGDGEATQTKSAVRATKVEQPAPEPVSEAAAAMAKPKEEDLPGPEPAAKGTKPSTKHSKPPKASEKPPVARGSRSQPKAAPKPKAEAKPKADPTPRVPIAKAAVPPAARSKSLPAKQRVMSSGPGTPSRSTSNAPSSRAPSSKASSKPGSNVSTPRRGTGTPLSLAASDLAELGLEDSVDEEFLRREAEKYREVPVPTLKQEELVAKVKEDEEKTGKKNISLVVVGHVDAGKSTLMGRLLYDLGEMSEKEKTANERGSLRVGKSSFAFAWGLDALGDERDRGVTIDIATEHFETPHRNVTLLDAPGHRDFIPAMISGAAQADVALLVIDASPNAFEAGFERGGQTREHAWLVRSLGVKEIIVGVNKMDVVDWDQYRYEDIVAGLKPFLAAAGFAGARTTFLPLAAMKGTNILNDTLPEDADWYKGPSLMAALDRVAVPERPYSVPLRIPISNVFKGQTAIASGVACQGRLASGVVQVGDQVRVVPGDVVASIRTIEVDDDSAPFAVAGQNVTLYLAGVDANQLSIGAVLCPVSYPIRMVSRFQSQILVFDVTTPIIMGTAVELFHHSVNVPANITRLIATTDRTGNVIKNNPRVLQKGTTAVVELTLRAPTGSTRPAIIPLETAKENKEMGRVLLRRGGETIAAGVVTELL; encoded by the exons ATGTCCAGGCATCGCTTTGTGCGCAACATGGACCTCGGCG ccgagctcgccgatgACCACCCGGATGACTACGACGATGAGGGTGGCTACTCTGGCGAAGGTGGCTACACCTCCGATGAGCCCGACGACGGCATGGACCCCGAGGAGCGTG CGCAGATGGAGTCTACCTTCccgctcgtcaaggagaagctcaaggacatcAAGCCCCCAATAACCGAGGCTGCAATCAAGGACTCGCTCTGGCACTACTGGTTCGACGTGGACAAGGCGGCGTCCTGGCTCCGGAAAGACTGGGAAAAGAAAG GCGACCCGCCTGCATTCCTCATCCCCAGCCCCGACCAGCAACCACGGCCTCGACCAAGTGCCCGACGAGCACAAGAAATCGTGGCTCCAAAGCTCGAACCTGTGACGGCGCTCCTCACGCCACTGCAGAGACTCAAGCTGCagcgcgagaagcgcaACGCGGCCTCTGGGACCTCAAGCCCGTCGACTGCATCTGCGCTACCAAGCGTCAAGCCCAGCACCACCGTTTCACCGGCGCCCACCCCACCTCTAGACGAGGCCCGACCGAAATCGAAACTGGCGCTCCTAGCCCAGAAGCGGCGCGAGAATGCTTCAAAGGAGTCGACAACGCCATCGAGCACTTCCCCGGCGGCTTCATCGACTGACCCAACCCCTCCACCTGCCGATGCGCCCGCGAAGCCCATATCCAAACTGGCTCAGAAGATGGCCGCAGCGCGTGCCGCCCGGGCAGTTGCCCCTAAGGCTACTGCGGAGGCTTCAGTCGGCGAGACGTCAGCGATCGACTTCCCATCAACTGCCGTGGCGGCCGAGCCTGCGGATGAGGAGTGGGAATTCCTGCCCAAAGCCAAGATCGCACAGGCAAGAGCGACGCCGTCCGTCTTCTTCAGCCTCTTAACTACGCGCAAGCAGGCGGCTGTGATTCCGGACCCTCCCTCGCTAGCCAATATGCACATCGCCGTGCGTGGCGATCGAGCTGCGGCGGAGAagcgcgtgcgcgaggcCTTCGGCCCGGGTGTTGAAAGTCCCGACGATATCGTTCTGCGTGCGCGTGCCGGCCGAGCTGGCGCtggagacggcgaggcgacgCAGACCAAGTCTGCCGTGCGCGCCAccaaggtcgagcagcCTGCTCCCGAGCCTGTCTCtgaggctgcggcggccATGGCCAAGCCAAAGGAGGAGGACTTGCCGGGCCCCGAGCCTGCAGCGAAGGGCACCAAGCCGTCCACAAAGCATTCGAAACCTCCCAAGGCGTCCGAGAAGCCACCAGTGGCGAGGGGCAGCAGGAGTCAGCCAAAGGCGGcacccaagcccaaggcaGAGGCAAAGCCCAAGGCAGACCCAACGCCTAGGGTTCCGA ttgccaaggctgccgtGCCTCCAGCCGCCCGCTCCAAGTCGCTTCCTGCCAAGCAGCGTGTTATGTCCTCGGGCCCTGGGACGCCGAGCCGTTCCACATCGAATGCTCCTTCCAGCCGCGCACCCAGCTCCAAGGCGAGCTCCAAGCCCGGGTCTAACGTCAGCACGCCGCGCAGGGGCACGGGTacgccgctctcgctcgcTGCATCGGACTTGGCAGAGCTTGGACTGGAGGATAgtgttgacgaggagtTCTTACGCCGTGAGGCAGAGAAGTATCGCGAGGTGCCGGTGCCTACACTCAAGCAGGAAGAATTGGtcgccaaggtcaaggaggatgaggagaagACTGGCAAAAAGAACATTTCGCTCGTCGTTGTTG GCCACGTCGATGCCGGCAAGTCGACCCTCATGGGACGGCTGCTGTACGACCTTGGAGAGATgagcgagaaggagaagacggcGAACGAGCGCGGTTCTCTGCGCGTGGGCAAGAGCAGCTTTGCGTTCGCGTGGGGTCTCGAcgcgcttggcgacgagcgcgaccgcggCGTGACCATCGACATTGCGACGGAGCACTTTGAAACCCCGCACCGTAACGTGACGCTGCTCGACGCCCCGGGACACAGGGACTTTATCCCCGCCATGATCAGTGGTGCGGCGCAGGCCGACGTTGCGTTGCTTGTGATCGACGCGAGCCCGAACGCGTTCGAGGCTGGGTTTGAGCGTGGTGGCCAGACGCGCGAACATGCGTGGCTGGTCCGCTCGCTCGGTGTCAAGGAAATCATTGTGGGCGTGAACAAGATGGACGTTGTCGACTGGGACCAGTACCGGTACGAGGACATTGTGGCTGGCCTCAAGCCGTtcctcgcggccgcagGCTTTGCGGGCGCGCGCactaccttcctccctctgGCTGCGATGAAGGGTACCAACATCCTCAACGACACGCTCCCCGAGGACGCGGACTGGTACAAGGGTCCATCGCTGATGGCGGCGCTGGATCGCGTCGCCGTTCCCGAGCGGCCGTATTCTGTGCCCCTCCGCATCCCCATCTCGAACGTGTTCAAGGGTCAGACGGCGATCGCGTCCGGCGTCGCATGTCAAggccgcctcgcctcggGTGTCGTGCAAGTTGGCGACCAAGTGCGGGTAGTTCCCGGAGACGTGGTAGCGAGTATCCGCACAATCGAGGTAGACGACGACAGTGCTCCTTTCGCGGTCGCAGGCCAAAACGTAACTCTCTATCTGGCCGGCGTGGACGCGAACCAGTTAAGCATCGGCGCGGTCCTCTGTCCCGTCTCGTACCCGATTCGTATGGTGAGCCGGTTCCAGTCCCAGATCCTCGTATTCGACGTAACGACCCCCATTATCATGGGCACGGCCGTCGAGCTATTCCACCATTCCGTCAACGTGCCGGCCAACATCACCCGTCTCATTGCGACCACGGATAGGACTGGCAACGTGATCAAGAACAATCCACGTGTCCTGCAGAAGGGCACGACGGCTGTTGTGGAACTCACTCTGCGTGCGCCGACGGGGAGTACTCGGCCGGCTATTATTCCACTCGAGACGGCCAAGGAGAATAaggagatggggagggTGTTGCTCCGTCGCGGGGGGGAGACTATTGCCGCTGGCGTGGTGACCGAGCTGCTCTGA
- the hob3 gene encoding uncharacterized protein (BAR), which yields MSWVGIKKAASRAGTQLMQKTGQVERTMDPDFNEQESRYRTMEKESKNLQKDAKTYLDAMRTMASAQGRIAETVSLFYTADRASDGAMAGHSYKAAVDELDAMVARDLDAPFRATVLEPVGKLNQYFTNVNAAIEKRNHKMLDYDSTRSKVRKMVEKPSDDAAKLPRAQAEHDEAEEIYKMLNDQLITELPQLVELRIPYLDPSFESMVRCQLRFAEEGYDKLSSVQRYFNENIRDDYANGQLDVQVENVLAEMKELAIYGV from the exons ATGTCCTG GGTCGG GATCAAGAaggccgcgtcgcgcgcgggCACGCAGCTCATGCAGAAGACGGGTCAAGTCGAGCGCACCATGGACCCAGATTTTAATGAGCAGGAGAGCCGCTATCGCAC CATGGAGAAGGAGTCCAAGAACCTCCAGAAGGACGCCAAGACTTACTTGGACGCGATGCGCA cgatggcgtcggcgcagGGCCGCATTGCTGAGACCGTGTCGCTGTTCTACACCGCCGACCGCGCGAGTGAC ggCGCAATGGCCGGACACTCGTACAAGGCGgccgttgacgagctcgacgcgatGGTCGCCCGCGATCTT GACGCGCCATTCCGCGCAACCGTTCTCGAACCCGtcggcaagctcaaccAGTACTTCACCAATGTGAATGCCGCGATTGAGAAGCGGAATCACAAGATGCTCGACTACGACTCGACACGGTCAAAGGTTCGAAAGATGGTCGAGAAGCCGTCGGACGACGCTGCCAAGTTACCCcgcgcgcaggccgagcacgacgaggcggaagAGATTTACAAGATGCTCAACGACCAGCTGATCACCGAGCTTccccagctcgtcgagctgcgtATCC CCTACCTGGACCCATCCTTCGAGTCGATGGTTCGCTGCCAGCTCCGcttcgccgaggagggctATGACAAACTCTCTAGCGTGCAGAGGTACTTTAACGAGAACATCCGCGACGACTATGCGAACGGACAGCTTGACGTGCAAGTGGAGAATGTTCTTGCTGAGATGAAGGAGCTCGCCATCTATGGCGTGTAA